The following nucleotide sequence is from Nothobranchius furzeri strain GRZ-AD chromosome 11, NfurGRZ-RIMD1, whole genome shotgun sequence.
AATGTGTCCAGATTTGACTTTGGTCACTGCGCTTCAACAGTTGACCTCACATAAGTGTCTTTCATTCAGATCCAGTTTCGCACAGAGCACCTCTCTCTCTCCAGGGAACAATTGTTGAAGCACTTTTCTCCCCCCTGAAGCCCAAACGTATTGTTTTGGAGAATAGGACAGCGAGCGGTGAAACATCTGCCTCTCCTCCCTCCTGCCTCTGATGCCCATCCGTCCCAATATCCCAACCAAAGTCAGCGTTGTTTTACGCTGTCCCTTGAATCCAGAGTAATTACTTATCATCAATCAAAATTAATAATAGCTGATTGGGTTGGTGTGGTCAACGATTATAGAAGGGGAAGGGCTGGAGTCTCTCACACCGTTTCGTAGGCAATGGTGGACCTGGCACACACAAAAAgcaagagaagggggggggggttcgtCTATTTGGTCTCCACTGGGAAACTACCGCCTCTCAAGGCGGCCAAAAAGTCAGAGGCTGAAAAGGGAAATGAAGCGTAATTTGAGAAAGATGGATGAGCCCCAAGGGAAACACCCCCCTTTCATTCATCTTGTATTGCAGATGATAACCAATGCGCTCTCGGCCTCTTTTTCTGCGCTCACGGTGCACCGGCGAGGGGCGGAGGGAGGAGCCGcggagaggtagagagagagagagagagagagagagagagagagagagagagagagagagagagagagagagagagagagagagagcgtgtgtTTATGTCTCAGTGTGTGACGAATAAGAGGGAAAAGGGTAGCGCTTTGGCACACAACAAAGCGCCCGGCTGACTGACGCTGAAAGAGTGAGCAGATCCGGAGAAAGAGTCCGCTCCCAGGGATGACAGCACACCAGAGGATCTACTTCACGTCTTTAAGCTGAAGTTTCAGTGCGTCACAGAGGAAAGGGGGACATCTGCTGTCAAGTTTCCTTCGATTCAAAGCGTTTTACTGCAAAAATGCAACGACCAGGCGGGCAGGGGACTGCGTTTTCAATCGACTCTCTGATAGGAACCCCTCAGCCCAGGCCGGGACACCTCCTGTACACGGGCTATCCCATGTTCATGCCCTACAGACCTTTGGTTATCCCCCAAGCTCTGTCCCACTCGTCTCTGTCGTCTGGTATTCCTCCACTCGCGCCTCTGGCTTCCTTCGCGGGACGGCTTACCAACACGTTCTGTGCCAGCTTGGGACAAGGGGTCCCGTCCATGGTTGCGCTCACCACCACCATGCCGAGCTTCTCGGATCCCCCTGATAGCTTTTACCCGCCACAAGAGCTGCCCGGTCCGCGTTTGAGCGCCGCCGACCCTGGAGCGAGACGGCAAGAAAGTCCGCACTCTGACGAGCTGCACAGCCGGGACAAGAGCTCCGAGCTGCTCAACTTCTCAGAAACTTTTCAAACAATATCAGGTGAGCTCTGTTTCTTTTCTCCATCACGCTGCGCCATCACAAATAAACACAAGACTGGTGCGTAAAAGTTACACTGTGCGTAAAACGCGTAACGAGCTGATTTAGTgtggttacatgtgtgtgtgtgtgtgtgtgtgtgtgtgtgtgtgtgtgtgtgtgtgtgtgtgtgtgtgtgtgtgtgtgtgtgtgtgtgtgtgtgtgtgtgtgtgtgtaaaattatCATAGGACATTTAATTTGGAATAAAATATTCCCAAAAGGCCTGAATCTAATTTATGTCTGAAGTTTTTAAGGCATCACAGTTTTTACTTCACTAAAACAGGGTGTGACTAAACATTTTCAAAGTCTCCAAAGCTacaaataaaagcaacaaaataAACTGACTTAAAAATCCTCTTAAATTGCTGAAGTTGAGCGTTTTTTAAGCAAAAATGACCTGGCTACATTTTAACCTGTAGCTCGTTCAGACATCTGGATTAAATTtgtgaatgttttattttatttatttattcttttttacAGGTGAGACTAAATTGTACAGTTCAGACGACGAGAAGCTGGACCTAAAATCAGCGGACACGGTGTGCAGCGACAGAGAGGACAGCTCCGCGGACAGCGAGAACGAAAGTTTCTCGGACGGGAACAACTGCGGGCCTCTGTCCCAGAAGGGCAAGCTAAAAACCGGCTCTCAGGAGCCGCTCCCGAGCGGAGGATCGGCTGGGAAGAGCCGGAGGAGACGAACAGCTTTCACGAGCGAGCAGCTGCTCGAACTGGAAAAGGAGTTTCACTGTAAAAAATACCTTTCTCTGACTGAGCGCTCGCAGATCGCGCACGCGTTGAAACTGAGCGAAGTGCAGGTGAAGATCTGGTTTCAGAACCGCAGGGCCAAGTGGAAACGGATCAAAGCCGGAAACGTGAATAACCGGTCTGGAGAACCGGTGAGAAATCCTAAAATCGTCGTCCCCATCCCGGTGCACGTCAACAGGTTCGCAGTGAGGAGTCAGCATCAACAGATAGAGCAGGGGACAAGACCATGAACTCAGAGAAAGCAGAAACATCTCATCAGAAGAAAAACTCTAActgaatttttatttttgttgttgagcATGAAGAACAAAAAGGGAGGATTCAGTTATTTGGTCTGAGAGGTGAGAATTTGCTCACAGATAAATTATTTgtgctttcattttttatttatttgtcttgTGAATATGTAAATAGAAAATGTGCACTATAAGATGTGACTGTAAATATTTTTTAAGTATTTATATGTAGGGCCAAAACGTTCTGTTCACTATGTGCATGTCCTCATTTGGTGGAGATTTCTTTTCTGTTTTGTGTttcgtacagttttacatttgcaTGTAACTGGAGCGGTTTCAGCTCGATTGGCTCAGATGTAGGAAGCACAGGAGAATTTATGTTTGGGGATTTGAAATAAAAACATGTGAGGAAATTCTGACACAAGGGACAACTGTAAAGTATATTTGACCTAATAAATTGCTTTATATGAAAACTGGGATCCAGTTtggattattatttttattaatagaTGACAGGTTCTATTTAAAAACATTCTTCTTTCCTGAAAAGTGGGATTTTATTTGTGAAATCAAAAACAAAGTTGATCAAATTCAACACATTTTCAATGAATTACAATCTTTAACTTTTAGTTTGTTCCAAATAATTagatgaaaacattttttttgtttccaaTATTATTTAAGTTTAGTTTGAATGTTTGTTTTTCACTGATCCAAGGTCACATCTTCAGTTTTTAATCTGCTGAAATGATTTTTGCTCCTTTTCAGATACATCAGGATGTGAAAGGTAGACGAACGTATTTTAAATAGGCGCAGTGATTGATTTCTCTTCAGGAGGCCATGTTGTCGCTGGTGGACAGATGAAGCCTCATTAGGCTGAGCACATTCAACACATCTAATGAACTTCTCCATCAGTCAGCACACACACCACAACCAGCGGCACCTTCGGGTCATTTTATGGTGACAAAAAACTTTTAAACAAAAAAATCAGAGTTTCTGTGGAATATTTAAACAAGTTTGGTTTAATATGTTATCAGAAATGTCAAGAAATCAAATGAAAAACTGTAAAATCTAATATTATCTAAATgccaaaaatctttaaaaatgagTTCTATTTAGTTAAAAATCTAGACCATGAGGGAAATAAACACATCTAAGGACGCACCTCAAGGCAGCAATATTTGAATAATCCATTGCAAGAATAACATCCGTCTGTTTTCATCAGAAAAAGGAATGCTGAATGTTTTAGTGGAAACTTGCAGCTCTGGCGCTCCAGATCCGTTTCCAGAGCATGTTGAAGTATTTTCCCCTCACTCCAAAGAAAGTAACTCATGTGtcccaccttcaaaataaaacccagGCCTCAAAACTGCAGCTCAATAATCCCCTTCAaaaatgtattgtttttattagaattccTTATTTGgcagttttgccttttttttggGAGCATCTTAAAATAAATCTGATCTGAGGTTCGACCGTCAGGGCACAAACTGGCCCGCCGTGACCTGAGCGCTGGTGAGGTATGAAGTTTATTTCTCCGTCCACCTCATATATCAAGACTTTGACACTTGGATGGGGATTGGAGGAGTGATAGCTGCATGCAGGAGTTTTATTATGATACAAGAGCTGACTATTGTCCATTCCACGATGTTGTGCCAGAGTGCAGCTGCTATTTCAGTCGCCGTGAGCTGCACGGTGATGATGAGGAGCAGAGATGAAGCTTAACTCAAACTTCCAAGTTCATTGTCAGCTTCCTGTGACTATTTCTTAGTTTAGAATAACTCCTCTTAAAGATAATTTCCAAGCAATTGAGTTGTGACAAAGCTGCTCAGTGGGATACGCGAATCTCAAATTGAAATATCAGACGCTCTTTCCATGAGATGCCTAATATGTCCTCATTCCCACCTGTACGGAGAGGGAGAGGAAAGCGAGGAACCTCATTACTGTCCGGCTGTGTGAGTGGATGCTCGGCTCAGACTGAAGGCGCAGCTCCCCGGGAGGGtccgggtggctgtggctacagtgaTGTATGGGCAGATGCATCAAATCGCACAAGATAAACAAGCGATGAGTTTCATCAGGGCCATCATAGCTTTAATTTGGCTGCCTAATGAGTCAGATCTAGTGGCGGAGATAAGAGTTGTCAGAGGCCCGGCTCTAATGAATTTCTTGCCACTTGTAATCAAGGTTGCCTGTCTGAGGGGGGATGATTAATGGAACCCTGGAGGATTCCCTCGGCCCTCAGCCTTCATTACATCTAATGCATTCTCAGGCAAATTAACAGCAAAATGCAGGCAGAAGCCAACAGGGAAGGGGAGAGGAAGAAGAATGGAAGAAGGTGCTGGGGAACTGAGCGTTTGTGTAAAACAAAAGAGGTCAGAAGAGGTGGTGGTGGGGAGGAGAAGGCCAGGTTAGCAGAGATGTACTGAAATTTGCACATTAGTGAGAGGATATTGAGATCAGCATGGAAACTTGAGTTCAGAGGAGTCAGggagggaagaagaagaagaagaaaatatcatagcgcctctcaagataaaaatcaagaggcgcttcacaaaaacaaacaaaaaaatgttaaaatataaaaaagcatttagaaaatatatttaaaattag
It contains:
- the gbx1 gene encoding homeobox protein GBX-1 yields the protein MQRPGGQGTAFSIDSLIGTPQPRPGHLLYTGYPMFMPYRPLVIPQALSHSSLSSGIPPLAPLASFAGRLTNTFCASLGQGVPSMVALTTTMPSFSDPPDSFYPPQELPGPRLSAADPGARRQESPHSDELHSRDKSSELLNFSETFQTISGETKLYSSDDEKLDLKSADTVCSDREDSSADSENESFSDGNNCGPLSQKGKLKTGSQEPLPSGGSAGKSRRRRTAFTSEQLLELEKEFHCKKYLSLTERSQIAHALKLSEVQVKIWFQNRRAKWKRIKAGNVNNRSGEPVRNPKIVVPIPVHVNRFAVRSQHQQIEQGTRP